Proteins encoded in a region of the Zea mays cultivar B73 chromosome 2, Zm-B73-REFERENCE-NAM-5.0, whole genome shotgun sequence genome:
- the LOC103647442 gene encoding gamma-glutamyl peptidase 3, whose product MVAVAEAAVTTTMTTTGGRYALLMAAHDSEYVLNKYGGYLHVFVAAFGDAGETWDLYRAIDSELPGPGELEAYDGFVISGSPHDAYADELWILRLCLLVRALHGMRKRVLGVCFGHQVICRALGGRVGKARAGWDVGVREVAIAEAPPRRFLDALRERDQLPLRARITEVHQDEVWEVPEGAEVLASSDKTGVEMFCVGEHVLGIQGHPEYTKDIFLSLVDRLLAAGSITIPFAEAVNRQLETTAPDREFWLMLCKSFLKAREE is encoded by the exons ATGGTTGCGGTTGCGGAGGCAGCGGTGACGACGACCATGACGACGACGGGCGGGCGGTACGCGCTGCTGATGGCGGCGCACGACTCGGAGTACGTGCTCAACAAGTACGGCGGGTACCTCCACGTCTTCGTGGCGGCCTTCGGCGACGCCGGCGAGACGTGGGACCTGTATCGGGCCATCGACAGCGAGCTCCCTGGCCCCGGTGAGCTTGAGGCCTACGACGGGTTCGTGATCAGCGGCAGCCCCCACGACGCGTACGCCGACGAGCTGTGGATCCTGCGGCTGTGCCTCCTGGTGCGGGCGTTGCACGGCATGCGCAAGCGGGTCCTCGGCGTCTGCTTCGGCCACCAGGTGATCTGCCGCGCGCTGGGGGGCCGCGTGGGCAAGGCCCGCGCCGGCTGGGACGTTGGCGTCAGGGAGGTGGCCATCGCCGAGGCGCCGCCGCGCAGGTTCCTCGACGCGCTGCGGGAGCGGGACCAGCTGCCGCTCCGCGCCAGGATCACCGAGGTCCATCAGGACGAG GTGTGGGAGGTGCCGGAGGGCGCGGAGGTTCTGGCCTCCTCCGACAAGACCGGTGTCGAGATGTTCTGCGTCGGCGAGCACGTGCTGGGCATCCAGGGGCACCCGGAGTACACCAAGGACATCTTCCTCAGCCTCGTCGACCGCCTCCTCGCCGCGGGATCCATCACC ATTCCCTTTGCTGAGGCCGTGAACAGGCAGCTGGAGACCACTGCGCCGGACCGGGAGTTCTGGCTCATGCTCTGCAAGAGCTTCCTCAAGGCTCGTGAAGAATAA
- the LOC103647443 gene encoding protein GAMETE EXPRESSED 2 has protein sequence MANPAATSRRSALSSSPSPPPPLYLLLCLSLLLASTVQQPPTSQAQQVQAPEPAFMFGWLGNKREYTAGDTAAIRVMSLDHQAAAAVRATLSFTLSVNGKPGNSSYVTDVVANIGDDPSSWTVSFVPLRAGKFAALIGEPRFVPAEWPLTFTVAAAGVHPSASRASWTFADRRVVAGYRAFVSVFPRDTFGNGIARGPDMPGYFRVSGSYPNGSAVELLNFYYNGWIADGRIGLEFRTNVAGDFLVHVYGNDRELRDSPLMLTVDPGFLNIARSTCSWKHGINTLQLSSKLEMFIYQRDSFGNIVPEIHPFDAQVVDKATNLSIPIVDLAMEAVGDGVQLLSFNVVERGQFFLKVFDAKLNERVSNTVHSFDVFVGYCDGTKSFANGSGLANSIAGSTSSFSVFLKDFYNIPSPVETAKLQVKILGKYATSYVDPIISPVREPDGPAGHQEIIAGNSNMQTSKFNVSYTPQIAGEYEIWVLCGNIVLNGGNPYAMTVLPVAINTSLSRVVQFDPKVRLSIENEVVVRLVDSFMNPVESSKSKLKFRLTSASTTTPVTTTTSFVAKEFVNNSDGSYTGHYAAGGLGSYGICVLFEDKQLPPCPFEVTVHADEYFSDVKNDTVSVWEDESVSFDVLSNDRIAGSKAEIANSSSPLHGSVLQFGQTYRYTPFQGFFGNDSFSYTVRDEHNNVVTATVFISVLCRPPQFVSLPEKLHVTEDTISPLFGGFPGMKMVYSDTTENISVTVTAQSGSVSFDPVRIKLGQFSEDVLSISSRGGKDLVLQGTVEAVNGALDSLLYTGNEDFHGDDVVALNASSRNGVRRTQFPTFVEPINDPSVILAPSSILLSGNESWEGYRIFDKNRDTFEFSIVDPDIYNFPGKKSSFFLVLSLEVLEGTLTVTLPSSVIAAASMKTEAGSCWQPVQTYVTIANRFIVRGTAIRFRGSVRDCNRAMRQLRYYQGPTHGTTLSIAVNDQANHGCYPDCSERMTMPLSTAKTIRLVPLPVVAGALGHVSSRRAILFRWLAAAGIVVMLCQGCVLMCCLFKCMRALKSERRHKTYGQIRAPEQTAPFRQNMCASTSQREDVGYSPATATASQLGASRSSLRQRSPRSCNQEMELQPVSGAVNNRNEGSRPVSYKDK, from the exons ATGGCCAACCCCGCCGCGACCTCCCGGCGTTCAGCcctgtcgtcgtcgccgtcgccgccgccgccgctctatCTGCTTCTCTGCTTGTCTCTGTTGCTCGCCTCTACGGTGCAGCAACCGCCCACCTCCCAGGCCCAGCAAGTGCAGGCCCCCGAGCCGGCCTTCATGTTCGGCTGGCTCGGGAACAAGCGGGAGTACACCGCCGGCGACACCGCGGCCATCCGGGTCATGTCCCTGGACCACCAGGCGGCCGCCGCCGTCCGCGCCACGCTGTCCTTCACGCTGTCGGTCAACGGCAAGCCAGGCAACAGCAGCTACGTCACCGACGTCGTGGCCAACATCGGCGACGACCCGTCCTCCTGGACCGTCTCCTTCGTGCCCCTGCGGGCCGGGAAGTTCGCCGCGCTCATCGGCGAGCCGCGGTTCGTCCCCGCCGAGTGGCCGCTCACGTTCACGGTCGCCGCGGCCGGCGTGCACCCGTCCGCGTCGCGTGCGTCGTGGACGTTCGCCGACCGCCGCGTCGTCGCGGGCTACAGGGCGTTCGTGTCCGTCTTCCCTCGGGACACCTTCGGCAACGGCATCGCGCGCGGGCCCGACATGCCTGGCTACTTCAGGGTCTCGGGCTCCTACCCCAACGGCTCTGCCGTGGAGCTCTTGAATTTTTACTACAACGGGTGGATTGCAGATGGACGCATCGGCCTCGAGTTCAGAACGAATGTTGCAGGCGACTTCTTGGTGCATGTTTACGGGAATGATAGGGAGCTACGTGATTCGCCTCTAATGCTCACAGTGGATCCAG GTTTCCTTAACATAGCAAGAAGCACATGCAGCTGGAAGCATGGAATCAACACTTTGCAGCTATCTTCCAAGCTGGAGATGTTCATATATCAGAGAGATTCCTTTGGAAATATTGTTCCTGAAATTCATCCATTCGATGCTCAAGTAGTTGACAAAGCCACAAATTTATCCATTCCAATAGTAGATCTCGCGATGGAAGCAGTAGGTGATGGAGTGCAGCTCCTTTCTTTTAATGTCGTGGAGCGTGGACAATTTTTCCTCAAGGTTTTTGATGCTAAACTGAACGAAAGGGTTTCCAACACTGTGCACTCGTTTGATGTTTTTGTTG GATATTGTGATGGAACAAAAAGTTTCGCAAATGGGTCTGGTTTGGCAAACTCTATTGCTGGCTCAACATCATCCTTTTCTGTTTTCTTGAAGGATTTCTACAACATCCCTTCTCCAGTTGAAACTGCAAAGCTGCAAGTGAAGATTTTGGGTAAATATGCCACATCATACGTAGACCCGATCATATCACCTGTGAGAGAACCAGATG GACCCGCTGGCCACCAGGAG ATCATTGCTGGGAATTCAAATATGCAAACCAGTAAATTCAATGTTTCATATACTCCTCAAATCGCCGGGGAATATGAAATTTGGGTACTGTGTGGGAACATAGTGCTAAATGGTGGAAATCCATATGCCATGACAGTTTTGCCAG TTGCGATCAATACATCTTTATCAAGGGTTGTCCAGTTTGACCCCAAAGTAAGACTGTCAATTGAAAACGAAGTTGTTGTTCGACTTGTTGACTCATTCATGAACCCGGTGGAGTCTTCCAAGTCAAAATTGAAATTTCGGCTGACATCTGCAAGTACCACAACCCCTGTAACTACGACTACGAGTTTTGTGGCAAAAGAATTTGTCAACAACAGCGATGGATCATATACTGGTCATTATGCGGCAGGGGGCCTTGGTTCATATGGCATATGCGTTCTTTTTGAGGACAAACAGCTGCCTCCATGTCCATTCGAGGTCACTGTTCATGCAG ATGAGTACTTTTCAGATGTTAAGAATGACACTGTTTCGGTGTGGGAGGATGAATCCGTTTCCTTCGACGTATTGTCAAATGACCGCATTGCAGGAAGTAAAGCGGAGATAGCGAACTCATCTTCT CCACTTCACGGGTCAGTCCTGCAGTTCGGCCAAACCTACCGTTACACACCTTTCCAAGGATTCTTTGGGAATGACTCGTTCTCGTATACAGTACGCGATGAGCATAACAATGTCGTCACTGCAACGGTCTTCATATCTGTTCTCTGCAGACCACCTCAGTTCGTATCTTTACCCGAGAAGTTGCATGTTACTGAAGATACAATCAGCCCACTTTTTGG TGGATTCCCGGGGATGAAAATGGTGTATTCAGATACGACAGAAAATATATCTGTCACGGTGACAGCACAGTCCGGGAGCGTGTCTTTTGATCCAGTGAGAATTAAACTTGGACAGTTTTCAGAAGATGTACTTTCAATCAGCAGCAGAGGTGGCAAGGACCTGGTGTTACAAGGAACTGTAGAAGCGGTGAATGGTGCACTAGACTCTCTGCTGTACACTGG GAACGAAGACTTCCACGGAGACGATGTCGTAGCGCTAAATGCCTCGAGCAGAAACGGTGTGCGAAGAACCCAGTTCCCAACATTCGTCGAGCCAATCAATGACCCTTCGGTGATACTTGCTCCAAGTTCGATTTTGCTGAGTGGGAACGAATCATGGGAAGGGTATAGAATATTTGATAAGAACAGGGATACATTTGAATTTTCCATTGTTGACCCTGATATTTACAATTTCCCAG GGAAGAAGTCCTCCTTTTTCCTAGTGCTCTCGCTAGAAGTCCTGGAGGGGACGCTAACCGTGACCTTGCCGTCCAGCGTCATTGCCGCGGCGTCGATGAAGACCGAAGCCGGTAGCTGCTGGCAGCCGGTTCAGACGTACGTGACCATCGCGAATCGCTTCATAGTGAGAGGAACCGCCATCAGGTTCCGTGGGAGCGTCCGGGACTGCAACAGGGCAATGCGGCAGCTGCGTTATTACCAA GGTCCGACGCATGGAACGACCTTGTCCATCGCTGTGAACGACCAGGCAAACCATGGATGCTACCCTGACTGCTCGGAGAGGATGACGATGCCGCTATCCACCGCCAAGACCATTCGCCTAGTTCCACTTCCAGTCGTTGCAGGCGCCCTAGGACACGTGAGCTCAAGGCGAGCTATCT tgttCAGATGGCTGGCGGCGGCCGGGATCGTGGTAATGCTATGCCAGGGCTGTGTTCTCATGTGCTGCCTATTCAAATGCATGAGAGCTCTAAAGAGCGAGCGAAGACATAAAACCTACGGTCAAATTCGCGCACCGGAGCAGACGGCCCCATTTCGTCAGAAT ATGTGTGCTTCAACATCGCAACGCGAGGACGTTGGATACTCCCCTGCTACTGCAACTGCGTCCCAGCTTGGTGCAAGCAGATCGAGTCTTCGCCAGAG GTCTCCGCGTTCATGCAATCAAGAAATGGAACTCCAGCCAGTCTCTGGGGCCGTAAACAATAGAAATGAAGGTAGCCGTCCTGTTTCATACAAGGACAAATAA
- the LOC103647444 gene encoding glutamate receptor 2.8 gives MAGRARHPPFRLMFYLIGLLASLIPATSRAQPPETVTVGLIIDADSPVGRIASTTIPMALDDFYAALPNSSTRVQILQHDSGGDVVAAASAALQLMTTQGARAILGPQSSVESAFVADLATRAEVPVVSFSATSPSVSHSEARFFVRAALSDAAQAEAIAALATYFGWRRVVPIYQDDDYGAAFVPFLVDALTAVRAEVPYRCALPSGASRDAVAAAMYRLESEQTRAFVVHARPALAELVFAAAVEAGMMAEGYAWVITDGLTGLLGSIHPPQGVIGLAPHVPSTARLRDVRKRWAHKFMRQHRDADLAQAEMGCYALWAYDAAWAVASAAERLVSPGDQPSLQGLVGGRSGPTDFSGLGKSMSGAKFLAAITSTTFEGLGGRFELINGELAVPAFRIVNIMDDARERGIGFWTRKGGLHRQLGRRGIASNSGLLPVIWPADSTVVPIGWVQPTSGRKLQVAVLGRVDPGYWPIMHLDVDPATNRTVAGGFVIEVFEAAVRLLPYALPFEYVLVGSMRYDTLVERVGKGEFDAAVADITITANRSQHVDFTLPYMSSGISMVVPMRDQRSKRAAWVFLKPLRYDLWLISFAFFVFTGFVVWAIEHRSNEEFRGPPSYQIGTLLYFGFSTLVFAHRENLKSNLSRFVVVVWVFVVLILQSSYTASLTSMLTVPQLEPAIGDFASLWPGTDKVGIMNNSFMREAMTKTGFPQYRLRPYQATQSFHEALLNGTIGAIVDETLYLRLFLNSYCDNFTQIAQSNKTGGFGFAFPKGSPYVGDLSRAILNLTESDELSSIERKWFGDADGCAAQGSPFTSASLSFDSFWGLFLITGATSLFCCALHLLLFVVANRRRICAARVPWRIRLRVVLKLLDDKDLSSHTFRTIKDGGGSVAGRSAGAHDAGASPAVARIAAGSPLSVSNHTYDMSEWSFGAQSPAPAAAGEIELAGAGEAGEVASAPPTLAAARGSSDQSGTVVHQASN, from the exons ATGGCCGGCCGCGCCCGGCACCCGCCCTTCCGCCTTATGTTCTACCTCATCGGCCTGCTGGCCTCGCTCATCCCGGCCACGTCGCGGGCGCAGCCACCGGAGACGGTCACGGTGGGGCTCATCATCGACGCCGATTCGCCCGTCGGCAGGATCGCCAGCACCACCATCCCGATGGCGCTCGACGACTTCTACGCGGCCTTGCCCAACTCCTCAACGCGGGTCCAGATTCTGCAGCACGACTCCGGCGGGGACGTCGTCGCCGCCGCGTCCGCCG CGCTGCAGCTGATGACGACCCAGGGCGCGCGCGCCATCCTAGGGCCGCAGTCCTCCGTCGAGTCCGCCTTCGTCGCGGACCTCGCCACGCGCGCCGAGGTCCCCGTCGTGTCCTTCTCGGCGACCAGCCCCTCGGTGTCCCACTCCGAGGCGCGCTTCTTCGTGCGCGCCGCGCTCAGCGACGCCGCACAGGCGGAGGCCATCGCCGCGCTCGCCACCTACTTCGGCTGGCGACGCGTCGTGCCCATCTACCAGGACGACGACTACGGCGCGGCTTTCGTGCCGTTCCTCGTCGACGCGCTCACGGCGGTGCGCGCGGAGGTGCCCTACCGCTGCGCGCTGCCCTCCGGGGCGTCCAGGGACGCCGTCGCCGCCGCGATGTATCGCCTCGAGTCCGAACAGACGCGGGCCTTCGTGGTGCACGCGCGCCCGGCGCTCGCGGAGCTCGTGTTCGCCGCCGCGGTGGAGGCTGGGATGATGGCGGAGGGCTACGCGTGGGTCATCACCGACGGGCTCACGGGCCTCCTCGGCTCCATCCATCCGCCGCAGGGCGTCATCGGGCTCGCGCCCCACGTGCCGTCCACCGCGCGCCTGCGCGACGTCCGGAAGCGGTGGGCGCACAAGTTCATGCGCCAACACCGGGACGCCGATCTGGCTCAAGCCGAGATGGGCTGCTACGCGCTGTGGGCGTACGACGCCGCATGGGCCGTCGCGTCCGCCGCCGAGCGCCTTGTTAGCCCCGGTGACCAGCCATCGCTGCAGGGGCTTGTCGGCGGCAGGAGCGGCCCCACGGACTTCTCCGGGCTCGGAAAGTCGATGTCCGGGGCCAAGTTCCTCGCGGCAATAACCAGCACTACGTTCGAGGGCCTCGGCGGCAGGTTCGAGCTCATCAACGGCGAGCTGGCGGTGCCGGCCTTCCGGATCGTCAACATCATGGACGACGCCAGGGAGCGGGGCATCGGATTCTGGACGCGCAAGGGCGGACTGCACAGGCAACTGGGGCGCCGCGGGATCGCGTCGAACAGCGGGCTCTTGCCGGTGATCTGGCCGGCGGACTCGACCGTCGTGCCGATTGGTTGGGTCCAGCCGACGAGCGGCCGGAAGCTGCAGGTGGCTGTGCTGGGGAGAGTCGACCCTGGCTATTGGCCGATCATGCACCTCGACGTCGACCCAGCTACAAACCGGACGGTAGCCGGTGGGTTCGTCATCGAGGTGTTCGAGGCGGCGGTGCGTCTGCTGCCCTACGCGCTGCCGTTCGAGTACGTGCTAGTGGGCTCCATGCGCTACGACACTCTAGTCGAGAGGGTCGGCAAAGGG GAGTTCGACGCGGCGGTGGCGGACATCACCATCACGGCGAACCGGTCGCAGCACGTGGACTTCACGCTGCCGTACATGTCGTCGGGGATCTCCATGGTGGTGCCGATGCGCGACCAGCGGAGCAAGCGCGCCGCCTGGGTCTTCCTCAAGCCGCTCCGCTACGACCTCTGGCTCATCAGCTTCGCTTTCTTCGTCTTCACCGGCTTCGTGGTGTGGGCCATCGAGCACCGCAGCAACGAGGAGTTCCGTGGCCCCCCATCCTACCAGATCGGCACCCTCCTCTACTTCGGCTTTTCGACCCTCGTCTTTGCACACA GGGAGAACCTGAAGAGCAACCTGTCGCGGTTCGTTGTGGTGGTGTGGGTGTTCGTGGTGCTCATCCTGCAGTCCAGCTACACGGCTAGCCTGACGTCCATGCTGACGGTGCCGCAGCTTGAGCCGGCGATCGGGGACTTCGCCTCGCTGTGGCCGGGGACGGACAAGGTGGGGATCATGAACAACTCATTCATGCGGGAGGCCATGACCAAGACGGGCTTCCCCCAGTACAGGCTCAGGCCGTACCAGGCCACGCAGAGCTTCCACGAGGCGCTGCTCAACGGCACCATCGGCGCCATCGTCGACGAGACGCTCTACCTCAGGCTCTTCCTCAACTCCTACTGCGACAACTTCACACAGATCGCCCAGAGCAACAAGACCGGCGGCTTCGGCTTC GCATTCCCCAAGGGGTCGCCGTACGTGGGGGACCTGTCGCGGGCGATCCTGAACCTCACGGAGAGCGACGAGCTGAGCTCGATCGAGCGCAAGTGGTTCGGCGACGCGGACGGCTGCGCGGCGCAGGGCAGCCCGTTCACGTCGGCCAGCCTCAGCTTCGACAGCTTCTGGGGCCTGTTCCTCATCACCGGCGCCACCTCCCTGTTCTGCTGCGCGCTGCACCTGCTCCTCTTCGTCGTGGCCAATCGCCGGCGGATCTGTGCGGCGCGCGTGCCCTGGAGAATCAGGCTCCGGGTCGTCCTCAAGCTCCTCGACGACAAGGACCTATCGTCGCACACGTTCAGGACCATCAAGGATGGCGGCGGGTCGGTGGCCGGTCGGAGCGCCGGCGCCCACGACGCGGGCGCCTCCCCGGCCGTCGCGCGCATCGCAGCCGGAAGCCCGCTCAGCGTGTCCAACCACACGTACGACATGAGCGAGTGGTCATTTGGTGCGCAGAGCCCGGCGCCTGCAGCTGCAGGTGAGATCGAGCTGGCTGGCGCCGGCGAGGCAGGGGAGGTGGCCTCAGCTCCCCCAACCCTCGCGGCGGCTCGCGGCTCCAGTGATCAAAGTGGCACAGTCGTCCATCAGGCCAGTAACTGA